From Acinetobacter lwoffii, a single genomic window includes:
- the gspG gene encoding type II secretion system major pseudopilin GspG yields MKRNELNKQTGFTLIEVMVVIVILGVLAALIVPNVMGRGEKAKVDTTVIKLQSIAGSLDQYKLDNGKYPSMQEGGLDALVNQPATAKNWVPGGYVKGGFPKDSWDNELQYVIPGTDGRSFDLYSFGADGQSGGEGTDADIYYQP; encoded by the coding sequence ATGAAAAGGAATGAATTAAATAAACAGACAGGCTTTACGTTAATCGAAGTCATGGTGGTGATTGTTATTCTCGGTGTGCTTGCTGCGCTGATCGTTCCGAACGTGATGGGACGCGGTGAAAAGGCCAAAGTCGATACCACCGTGATCAAGTTGCAGAGTATTGCGGGTTCACTGGATCAATACAAGCTGGACAATGGCAAGTATCCAAGTATGCAGGAAGGTGGTCTGGATGCACTGGTGAACCAGCCAGCGACTGCAAAAAACTGGGTGCCGGGCGGTTATGTTAAAGGCGGTTTTCCAAAAGACAGCTGGGATAATGAACTGCAATATGTGATTCCGGGTACCGATGGTCGCAGCTTTGATCTGTATTCATTTGGTGCAGATGGTCAATCGGGTGGTGAAGGAACAGATGCCGATATTTATTATCAGCCTTAA
- the gspF gene encoding type II secretion system inner membrane protein GspF has product MPAYQFIALDASGKQQKGVLEGDSARQIRQQLRDKALIPVSVDPVEKKDQQHRRKWFEKSITAYDLALMTRQLSVLVAAAIPLEEAIRAVGKQSEKVHVQNLLMSVRSKVLEGHSLAQGLQQSGRFPELYIATIAAGERSGHLDLILDQLADYTENRFAMQKKIQGAMVYPIILMLMSFAIVMGLMTYVVPDIVKTFDQSKDALPWITVALMKASDFIRIAWPFILIGGALGIFLLVRFLRTTAGHYAFDRLTLKLPLFGKLSRGINAARFASTLSILTQSGVPLVDALRIGAAVSNNWVIRDAVNLAAEKVTEGGNLATQLERSGYFPPMMVQMIKSGEASGELDRMLERASQMQDREVTTLISTLLALLEPLMLVLMASIVLVIVIAVMLPIVNMNNMI; this is encoded by the coding sequence ATGCCTGCATATCAGTTTATTGCGCTTGATGCTTCAGGAAAGCAGCAAAAAGGCGTGCTGGAGGGGGATTCTGCACGTCAGATCCGGCAACAATTACGGGATAAAGCACTTATTCCTGTCTCTGTTGATCCTGTTGAAAAAAAAGACCAACAGCATCGTCGAAAATGGTTTGAAAAAAGCATCACCGCCTACGATCTGGCTCTGATGACCCGGCAGTTATCCGTGCTGGTCGCTGCTGCAATTCCGCTAGAAGAAGCCATCCGCGCCGTCGGCAAGCAAAGTGAAAAAGTCCATGTACAAAACCTGCTGATGTCGGTGCGCTCCAAAGTGCTGGAAGGGCATAGTCTGGCGCAGGGCTTGCAACAATCCGGACGTTTTCCCGAGCTGTATATTGCCACAATTGCCGCCGGTGAACGTTCCGGGCATTTAGACTTGATTCTGGACCAACTGGCAGACTATACCGAAAACCGCTTTGCCATGCAGAAAAAAATCCAGGGTGCGATGGTCTATCCTATTATCCTGATGCTGATGTCCTTTGCGATCGTGATGGGGCTGATGACCTATGTGGTGCCAGATATCGTCAAGACCTTTGACCAGAGTAAAGATGCCTTGCCGTGGATTACCGTGGCCTTGATGAAAGCCAGTGATTTTATCCGCATTGCCTGGCCATTTATATTGATCGGTGGTGCTTTGGGGATTTTCCTGTTGGTCCGGTTTTTAAGAACCACCGCCGGACATTATGCCTTTGACCGTCTGACCTTAAAATTACCTTTATTCGGCAAATTGTCACGCGGGATTAATGCCGCACGTTTTGCTAGTACTTTATCCATTTTGACTCAGTCTGGCGTGCCGCTGGTCGATGCATTGCGGATTGGTGCCGCAGTCAGTAATAACTGGGTGATCCGTGATGCTGTCAATCTGGCAGCGGAAAAAGTCACTGAAGGTGGCAACCTGGCAACGCAACTGGAACGCAGTGGTTATTTTCCGCCGATGATGGTACAAATGATCAAAAGTGGTGAAGCATCCGGTGAACTGGACCGCATGCTGGAACGTGCTTCACAGATGCAGGATCGCGAAGTGACCACCCTCATTTCAACTTTACTGGCTTTGCTGGAACCTTTAATGCTGGTCCTGATGGCCAGTATTGTTCTGGTCATTGTGATAGCAGTGATGCTGCCAATTGTGAATATGAATAATATGATTTAA
- a CDS encoding Hsp33 family molecular chaperone HslO, protein MSDLRQRFFIEDSPVRGEVVHLEEALQTILAQRDYAPAVKILLGEMLTATALLASTLKIKGRISLQIQASGTFKWAMAECNHLGEVRALADYEEDPHFLVGEDSSTILKSLVSPVLFINIEPEFGERYQGIVPLDKENLAGCLMQYYDLSAQIPTRIVLASDHQRAGGLLIQLLPRNSEEEQRRVDEDLWPRLTMLTETLKTEELVGLQATDILYRLYNEEEVRLPDTEVLKFGCTCSKERCAVALQQIGIESIRETLEFQNPIEMDCQFCNSQYTFTAEEALGLFGKHLS, encoded by the coding sequence ATGTCTGATTTACGCCAACGCTTTTTTATTGAAGATAGCCCTGTTCGTGGTGAAGTGGTGCATCTTGAAGAAGCTTTACAAACCATTTTAGCGCAACGTGACTATGCACCTGCGGTCAAGATTCTGTTGGGTGAAATGCTCACTGCGACTGCACTGCTTGCCAGCACCTTGAAGATTAAAGGGCGTATCAGCCTGCAAATTCAGGCATCAGGCACATTTAAATGGGCAATGGCTGAATGCAACCACTTGGGTGAAGTTCGCGCTTTGGCGGACTATGAAGAAGATCCGCACTTTCTGGTGGGTGAAGATAGCAGCACCATCTTAAAGTCACTGGTTTCTCCAGTGCTGTTTATCAATATCGAACCAGAATTTGGTGAGCGTTATCAGGGGATTGTACCCCTTGATAAAGAAAATCTGGCGGGCTGTCTGATGCAGTATTATGACCTGTCTGCACAGATTCCGACGCGTATTGTACTGGCAAGTGACCATCAGCGTGCAGGTGGTTTACTGATTCAGTTATTACCACGTAATAGTGAAGAAGAACAACGCCGGGTAGATGAAGATCTATGGCCACGTCTGACCATGCTCACAGAGACTCTAAAAACTGAAGAGTTAGTCGGTTTGCAAGCCACTGATATTCTGTACCGTTTATATAACGAAGAAGAAGTGCGTCTGCCAGATACGGAAGTGTTGAAGTTTGGTTGTACCTGCTCTAAAGAGCGTTGTGCAGTCGCTTTACAGCAAATCGGAATAGAGTCGATCCGTGAAACGCTGGAATTCCAGAATCCGATCGAGATGGACTGTCAGTTCTGTAATAGCCAATATACTTTTACTGCTGAAGAAGCCTTGGGCCTATTTGGTAAACACCTGAGCTAA
- the lnt gene encoding apolipoprotein N-acyltransferase, whose amino-acid sequence MRAYFDKLLSSSQQQKPLPLIYPVLIALFAGAIFSLALAPYHYWWLAILSPALLYACLRGRSAKQAFGIGWAYGIGLWFVGAFWLYTSIHVYGDTSAFLSVVMILIMALVMGLFSAVQTFVYRRFFPETPLTFAPLWVLFEWSKTWVFTGFPWLFAGYAFTERYLDAYAPLFGVFGVSFVVIILACALVEILNRRLFWVIPSAVLLLGAWSAAQLTFVEQKNQKPLTVSLIQGNIPQDLKWLTEYQVKTLLIYANLSKTEWGRDLIVWPESSIPMFQTDIEAFLEAMKVQAEKSGTAWVTGIPYWDLAESQAAGYPKYYNSIMASGDDSDGLYKKQRLVPFGEYIPLSGWLSWVLPGLQNDPSMSGFTRGADHQKPLNVKNHPLGSAICYEVAYPNLTRRNASQSNFLVTVSNDAWFTGTAGPLQHLQMVQMRAKENGRWFIRATNTGVTAFIDHNGHIVKKAPMDQEAVLRGELPAMQGETLYMKLSDWPVMIFSVLLLLIGWRFRPRKVDVSFKSRR is encoded by the coding sequence ATGAGAGCATATTTCGATAAGCTGTTGAGTTCGTCTCAACAGCAAAAACCTTTGCCGCTAATCTATCCTGTTTTAATTGCCTTATTTGCAGGTGCTATCTTTAGTTTGGCACTAGCCCCTTATCATTACTGGTGGCTGGCGATTCTGTCTCCAGCACTGCTCTATGCTTGCCTGCGCGGACGTAGCGCAAAACAGGCCTTTGGCATTGGCTGGGCTTATGGGATTGGCTTGTGGTTTGTCGGCGCATTCTGGCTGTATACCTCAATTCATGTCTATGGCGATACCAGTGCATTTCTCAGCGTCGTGATGATCCTGATTATGGCGCTAGTGATGGGTCTGTTTAGTGCCGTTCAAACGTTTGTCTATCGCCGCTTTTTCCCAGAAACTCCTTTAACTTTTGCTCCGCTGTGGGTGCTGTTTGAATGGTCCAAGACCTGGGTCTTTACCGGTTTCCCGTGGCTGTTTGCTGGCTATGCCTTTACCGAACGCTACCTAGATGCTTATGCGCCCTTATTCGGGGTGTTTGGGGTATCTTTCGTGGTGATCATTCTGGCCTGTGCGCTGGTTGAAATCCTGAATAGACGCCTGTTTTGGGTTATTCCTTCGGCAGTTTTATTACTCGGTGCCTGGAGCGCAGCACAGCTGACGTTTGTTGAGCAAAAAAATCAGAAGCCTTTAACGGTTTCCCTGATTCAGGGCAATATTCCGCAAGACTTGAAATGGCTGACTGAATATCAGGTGAAGACCTTATTGATTTATGCCAATTTGAGTAAAACCGAATGGGGCCGCGATCTGATTGTCTGGCCAGAATCTTCGATTCCCATGTTCCAGACTGATATTGAAGCCTTTCTGGAAGCCATGAAAGTACAGGCTGAAAAATCGGGTACGGCCTGGGTAACCGGCATTCCGTATTGGGATTTAGCAGAATCACAGGCTGCGGGTTATCCAAAATATTACAACAGCATTATGGCCAGCGGCGATGATTCTGATGGGCTATACAAGAAGCAACGACTGGTTCCTTTTGGTGAATATATTCCTTTATCTGGCTGGTTGAGCTGGGTCTTGCCAGGTCTGCAGAATGATCCATCCATGAGCGGTTTTACCCGGGGTGCAGATCATCAAAAACCATTGAATGTGAAAAATCATCCATTGGGTTCTGCAATTTGCTATGAAGTAGCTTACCCGAATTTGACCCGTCGCAATGCCAGCCAAAGTAATTTTCTGGTGACCGTGTCTAATGATGCTTGGTTTACTGGCACGGCAGGACCGTTACAGCATCTGCAAATGGTGCAAATGCGTGCTAAAGAAAATGGGCGCTGGTTTATTCGGGCGACCAATACCGGTGTGACCGCCTTTATTGACCATAATGGCCATATTGTGAAAAAAGCCCCGATGGATCAGGAAGCCGTATTACGTGGCGAACTGCCAGCCATGCAGGGCGAAACGCTGTATATGAAACTCAGCGATTGGCCAGTGATGATCTTCTCGGTTCTGCTTTTGCTTATAGGATGGCGTTTTCGCCCACGTAAAGTGGATGTCAGCTTTAAGTCACGAAGATAA
- a CDS encoding HlyC/CorC family transporter, which translates to MHEESGPSWGMRGLRKWLGTAPETRDELLKLVQDSRRFLEPDTVAMLEGVLDLPATKIREVMTPRTSMISLQEDDQLLDILHVLVESAHSRFPVFSSDQTDNVVGILLAKDLLPFLTEPTAKVDIRALMRQPLFVPESARSDQVLRMLKNTQTHIAVVIDEYGTTSGLVTLEDILEEIVGEIEDEHDNADEEAYYIVPDNDPTTANTWVVQALTPIEYFNNMLDATFPDDEVETMGGLLLQEIGLVSDLEGQTIELENWQFTILEADSRSIHLIRAVRQ; encoded by the coding sequence ATGCACGAGGAATCAGGCCCGTCGTGGGGTATGCGCGGCTTACGCAAATGGCTGGGAACTGCACCCGAAACTCGCGACGAACTGCTAAAATTAGTACAAGATTCACGTCGATTTTTAGAACCCGATACTGTTGCCATGCTTGAGGGCGTTCTTGACCTCCCGGCAACCAAAATTCGTGAAGTCATGACGCCTCGCACGTCTATGATCAGCTTACAGGAAGATGACCAGCTGCTGGATATCCTGCATGTACTGGTCGAATCTGCGCATTCACGTTTTCCGGTATTTTCTTCCGATCAGACCGACAATGTAGTCGGCATTCTATTGGCCAAGGATCTATTGCCTTTTCTGACTGAGCCGACGGCCAAGGTCGATATTCGCGCGCTTATGCGTCAGCCTTTGTTTGTTCCGGAAAGTGCCCGCTCCGATCAGGTGCTGCGCATGCTGAAAAATACCCAGACGCATATTGCCGTAGTGATTGATGAATACGGTACGACTTCGGGTCTGGTGACACTGGAAGATATTCTGGAAGAAATTGTCGGTGAAATTGAAGATGAACATGACAATGCTGACGAAGAAGCATACTACATTGTTCCGGATAACGACCCGACTACCGCCAATACCTGGGTAGTCCAAGCCCTGACTCCGATTGAGTATTTCAATAATATGCTGGATGCGACTTTCCCTGATGATGAAGTGGAAACCATGGGCGGCTTGTTATTACAGGAAATTGGTCTGGTGAGTGACCTTGAAGGTCAAACCATTGAACTGGAAAACTGGCAATTTACCATTCTTGAGGCGGATTCACGCTCTATTCATCTAATTCGAGCCGTGCGCCAATGA
- a CDS encoding cation:proton antiporter — MSILLQITLVLVIALLMVPLSKRLRLPSVLGYLLTGIILSPSLLHLIQAPEVLNSFMQVSLMALMFWIGLQLKPQRILQISPSLWMMAALQVLISALIFTLMAWVFLQQSLLASIVIGLAGSLSAMTLVVQHLNHQEQFATSYGQQTYSILLIHALLAILVIAAIPLFAGIRSTEHGVAYFAALIATLSGLFLCNRYLMQPLYRWIAQSGSHELHAIVAIAVTLALLVLMNTLGLNLFLGALFAGILLADSDFRPAVESTIRPFQGLLMGLAFISLGMSLHLPDLRNFPWIILGGTLTLILVKFAISLALARYHQNSWRNSTWLAASLAQGGEFALLALVIAVSDQIITADLLSPLLWMVSFSLLLTPAFYWLLHSQILPHLDRHNHLAATFETDLNPQTSTPILLIGFGRFGQIIARILLQQQHAFSVMDSNVPATELLAQYDIPFYQADATEPEALIQTGIATAQQVIVAIDDIEDSMLIVRHLRLNYPETCLWVRARDRHHVHLLQDLGVKHIWRETYLSALELSQALLTQLNPDPEESLQQIQNFREQDEKLLNSQYHLDPDEHPNYENQRSSLAELEHLFTQDQRNKVQKTDTQPQQDTNGAGIDALRDDLS, encoded by the coding sequence ATGTCGATACTGTTACAAATAACACTGGTTCTGGTCATTGCACTGTTGATGGTGCCACTGAGTAAAAGGCTCAGGTTGCCAAGTGTGTTGGGCTATCTGTTAACAGGGATCATCTTAAGTCCAAGCCTTTTGCATCTGATTCAGGCACCCGAAGTTTTAAACAGCTTCATGCAAGTCAGCCTGATGGCGCTCATGTTCTGGATCGGCCTGCAACTCAAACCACAACGTATCCTCCAGATCAGCCCATCCCTCTGGATGATGGCTGCTTTACAGGTACTAATCAGCGCCCTGATTTTTACGCTTATGGCCTGGGTTTTCCTTCAGCAAAGTCTACTCGCCAGCATTGTGATTGGACTCGCCGGCAGTTTGTCCGCCATGACTTTAGTGGTCCAACATCTCAATCATCAGGAACAGTTCGCCACCAGCTATGGTCAGCAGACCTATTCGATCCTGCTGATTCATGCCCTATTGGCCATTCTGGTGATTGCAGCCATTCCATTATTTGCCGGAATTCGCTCGACCGAACATGGCGTGGCCTACTTTGCTGCCCTCATCGCAACGTTGAGCGGTCTGTTCCTGTGTAATCGTTACCTGATGCAACCGTTGTATCGCTGGATTGCTCAAAGTGGCAGTCACGAACTGCATGCGATTGTAGCGATTGCGGTAACCTTGGCACTGTTGGTGTTGATGAACACCCTCGGACTGAATCTATTTCTCGGTGCTTTATTTGCCGGAATTTTACTGGCAGATTCAGATTTCCGGCCTGCAGTAGAAAGCACGATTCGGCCTTTTCAGGGCTTGTTGATGGGCCTGGCATTCATCAGTCTGGGCATGTCACTGCACTTACCTGATCTACGCAATTTCCCCTGGATCATTCTCGGCGGCACCCTCACTTTAATCTTGGTCAAGTTTGCAATCAGTCTAGCATTGGCGCGTTATCATCAAAATAGCTGGCGCAATAGTACCTGGCTAGCAGCCAGTCTGGCACAAGGTGGCGAATTTGCCTTACTCGCACTGGTGATTGCGGTATCCGACCAGATTATTACGGCCGATCTACTCTCTCCCTTGCTGTGGATGGTGAGTTTTTCCTTGCTGCTGACGCCAGCATTTTATTGGTTATTGCACAGTCAGATCCTACCGCATCTGGATCGTCACAATCATCTGGCAGCGACCTTCGAAACTGATCTCAATCCTCAAACCAGTACACCGATTCTGCTGATTGGCTTTGGCCGCTTCGGGCAAATTATCGCCCGGATTTTACTGCAGCAGCAACATGCCTTTAGTGTCATGGACAGCAATGTGCCAGCCACTGAACTTCTGGCGCAGTACGATATCCCTTTCTATCAGGCGGATGCAACAGAACCCGAAGCCTTGATACAGACCGGTATTGCCACAGCACAACAGGTGATTGTGGCGATTGACGATATTGAAGACTCAATGCTGATCGTGCGGCATCTGCGGCTGAATTATCCTGAAACCTGTTTATGGGTCCGCGCCCGTGATCGACATCATGTGCATTTATTGCAGGATTTGGGCGTGAAACATATCTGGCGTGAAACTTATCTTTCCGCCTTGGAACTCAGTCAAGCCTTATTAACCCAGCTCAATCCTGACCCGGAAGAAAGCCTGCAACAGATTCAAAACTTCCGTGAACAGGATGAAAAGTTGCTCAATAGTCAATATCATCTGGATCCGGATGAACATCCAAATTATGAAAATCAGCGCAGCAGTTTGGCTGAACTGGAGCATCTGTTTACCCAGGATCAACGCAACAAAGTTCAAAAAACAGATACACAGCCGCAACAGGATACAAACGGCGCAGGAATTGATGCGTTAAGAGATGATCTGTCATAA
- the tusA gene encoding sulfurtransferase TusA: MSPTEIIPSLQLNTRGLRCPEPVMMLHQAIRKSKAGDVVEVFATDNSTSWDIPKFCMHLGHELLLQEERLDENGNKEFHYLVKKGG; encoded by the coding sequence ATGTCCCCAACTGAAATTATTCCAAGTCTGCAATTGAATACCCGAGGTTTGCGTTGTCCTGAGCCAGTGATGATGTTGCATCAGGCGATCCGTAAATCCAAGGCAGGTGATGTAGTTGAGGTGTTTGCCACGGATAATTCAACGTCGTGGGATATTCCAAAATTCTGTATGCATTTGGGGCATGAGTTGCTCTTGCAGGAAGAACGTCTGGATGAAAATGGCAATAAAGAATTTCATTATTTAGTGAAGAAAGGTGGCTAA
- a CDS encoding primosomal protein N': MQNSHTDLSPIYRVRVAVPVHVFDCFDYTMSAEQFKQAQIGARVMVSFGRQNLVGVIIEKLSADTPLDPRFKLKAVTELLDERAIIDSKVLSLLTWSAQYYQFPIGEVVHSALPTLLRQGKPYNLLARTWKLLDPDAEAKVRRSDKQQEAYRILKLHPVGTTENVLNMAGIETATLKALEKKEICACVLEPQDFSPQPVQLAQMPLTANPEQKHAVEQVLKYSNQYQAFLLDGLTGSGKTEVYLQIMEQVLKQGKQVLVLVPEIGLTPQTISRFQSRFHCHIALLHSGLNDSKRLQAWQSAETGKASIVLGTRSAIYTPMPNLGLIILDEEHDLSFKQQEGFRYHARDVALYRGHLQQCPVLLGSATPSIDSYALVEHGKMQVLELNQRAGTALMPKIHILDLKVAQKKHGISLQLIQDIKKRLEKKEQVLIFLNRRGYAPVLLCGSCGWQAQCPHCDANFTVHRQPYQHLHCHHCGTIHRMPEHCPQCQHQELVTLGMGTGKVEEHLNELFPDFEVIRVDRDSTSRVGSWQKIYDKIQKSEPAILLGTQMLAKGHHFPYVTLVAILDIDSGLLSVDFRATERTAQLIVQVAGRAGRGEHKGDVYLQTLRPDHALLNTLVNENYRVFAQQTLKERQIARMPPYRYAILIRCESKDQAQNTEFLQKHAALLRQYPDLALDIWGPIPAPMERKAGRYQSHMVLLSADRPRLHYYVRSWWQNMLQDKPSSMKLTLDIDPQELS; this comes from the coding sequence ATGCAAAATTCCCACACCGATTTAAGTCCAATTTATCGCGTACGCGTTGCTGTACCTGTGCATGTATTTGATTGTTTTGATTACACGATGAGTGCAGAACAATTTAAACAGGCGCAGATTGGCGCACGTGTAATGGTGTCATTTGGACGTCAGAATCTGGTCGGGGTGATTATCGAAAAACTGTCCGCAGACACTCCTCTCGATCCGCGCTTTAAACTTAAGGCAGTGACCGAACTACTTGATGAACGTGCCATTATAGATAGCAAAGTTTTAAGTTTGTTGACATGGTCAGCGCAGTATTATCAGTTCCCGATCGGTGAAGTCGTCCACAGTGCCCTGCCGACCCTGCTGCGTCAGGGCAAGCCTTATAACCTGCTGGCCCGTACCTGGAAATTACTGGACCCTGATGCCGAGGCCAAAGTACGCCGTTCGGACAAGCAGCAGGAAGCCTACCGGATTTTAAAACTGCATCCGGTCGGGACTACTGAAAATGTGCTGAATATGGCCGGGATTGAAACCGCGACCTTAAAAGCACTGGAGAAAAAAGAGATTTGCGCCTGTGTACTGGAGCCACAAGATTTCAGTCCACAGCCAGTGCAATTGGCACAGATGCCGCTGACCGCCAATCCTGAACAAAAACATGCAGTCGAACAGGTATTAAAATATAGCAATCAATATCAAGCTTTTTTACTGGATGGTCTGACCGGTAGCGGTAAAACTGAAGTGTATTTGCAGATCATGGAACAGGTACTAAAACAGGGCAAACAGGTGCTGGTGCTGGTGCCGGAAATCGGCCTGACGCCGCAAACCATCAGCCGTTTTCAGTCCCGTTTTCATTGCCATATTGCGTTGCTGCACTCCGGTTTGAATGATTCCAAACGGCTACAGGCCTGGCAGTCGGCAGAAACTGGCAAAGCCTCAATTGTGCTTGGTACACGTTCCGCCATTTATACGCCAATGCCGAATCTGGGCCTGATCATTCTGGATGAAGAACATGACCTGTCCTTTAAACAGCAGGAAGGCTTCCGCTATCATGCCCGTGATGTCGCCCTGTACCGCGGCCATTTACAGCAATGTCCAGTGCTGCTGGGGTCAGCGACGCCAAGCATTGACAGTTATGCACTGGTTGAACATGGCAAGATGCAGGTGCTGGAGCTGAATCAACGTGCCGGCACGGCCTTGATGCCCAAAATCCATATTCTGGATTTAAAAGTTGCGCAAAAAAAGCATGGAATTAGCCTGCAATTGATTCAGGACATCAAAAAGCGTCTGGAGAAAAAAGAACAGGTACTGATTTTTTTAAACCGCCGTGGCTATGCCCCCGTCTTGCTTTGTGGCAGCTGTGGCTGGCAGGCGCAATGTCCGCACTGTGATGCCAACTTCACTGTACACCGCCAGCCTTATCAGCATCTGCATTGCCATCACTGCGGTACTATTCACCGCATGCCGGAACACTGCCCGCAATGTCAGCATCAGGAACTGGTTACACTGGGTATGGGCACCGGCAAAGTCGAAGAACATCTGAATGAACTCTTTCCGGATTTTGAGGTGATTCGGGTCGATCGCGATTCCACCAGTCGGGTCGGCAGCTGGCAAAAAATTTATGACAAGATTCAGAAAAGCGAACCTGCCATTTTGCTCGGCACCCAGATGCTGGCCAAGGGACACCATTTTCCTTATGTCACTCTGGTGGCGATTCTGGATATCGATTCCGGTCTGCTCAGTGTGGATTTCCGTGCTACTGAGCGGACTGCGCAACTGATCGTGCAGGTGGCTGGCCGGGCAGGCCGCGGTGAACATAAGGGTGATGTCTATCTACAAACGCTCAGGCCTGATCATGCCCTGCTGAATACCCTGGTCAATGAAAATTATCGCGTGTTTGCCCAGCAGACTTTAAAAGAACGGCAGATAGCCAGAATGCCGCCCTACCGTTATGCCATCCTGATTCGTTGTGAATCCAAAGATCAAGCACAAAATACCGAATTCTTACAGAAACATGCAGCTCTCCTCAGGCAATATCCTGATCTGGCGCTAGACATCTGGGGACCGATTCCTGCGCCAATGGAACGTAAGGCGGGACGCTATCAGTCACATATGGTGCTATTGTCAGCGGATCGTCCACGTCTGCATTACTATGTGCGCAGCTGGTGGCAAAATATGCTGCAGGACAAACCTTCCAGCATGAAGCTCACGCTGGACATCGACCCTCAGGAACTGAGCTAA